ACAATGCAAATTGCATAGTGAAATTTCTATTAGTGGTTTGATTATTATAGTATAGTAAGTGATATAATCGTTTGATATATGTATGTGTGTATGTGTGTATGTGTGTATTagttatatattatataatgtTGGTTTTGTATGGATAGTGTACTTATGTGAATAGTCAAACAAATAGGCCAAGAATTCTAAACTGTTTCTTGGATCTTTGTAAATTCGATTCATTTGGAACTGGTTTCAAGATTTGTAGATTAACGTTTTAcattttgtattttgtattttatgCTTTGCACTTGGCACTTGGCATTTTTCCAttaccaatttttttttgtaaatctCAACCTATGAAAGGggctaataaaaaataactttCTATCCATTTATATAGAGAAACTGCACTAGGGAAGCTGCACtctatatacatatatattgttTTCCCTTGTGTTAAAATACAACTTTTCATGCGTACGAACCGCGTCCACGGCATCTTTCGGAAAAAATTGTATGTCATCgaatgatgaaaaaaaaatagtaagaaaaatatttttttttttacttaaaTAAATGATTTGATAATCAACTTTTCTTGCTTTACAagccttttttttttggcaTCTCACTGAGCATCAATATTCAATCATTCGAAAAGATGAGTGCGTCCACAATTCCTCAGGAAACAACGAGTTTTATAGACTACGAAAAGTCCAACAACTTGGACTCCACCGACGCGTTTGAAGGACCTGAGAAATTGCTAGAGATCTGGTTCTACCCTGAAACCAAACCAGTGGATTCTCCTGCTGGCGAAAACAAGACTCTGCGTGACATCGCTTATGAAGATTGGGTCAGTATTCTTAAACTTGTCAATTGTGAAATTCTAAGTTTCAAGAAAACTTCCCAATTGGACGCTTATCTGCTAAGTGAAAGTTCCTTCTTTGTTTATGATTATAAAGTAGTCCTCAAGACCTGTGGTACCACCACCACTTTATTCTGTCTCCAAGGGTTgttcaatttattattccGTAAATTGGAACATTGGAAAGATGATCTTTATAATCCTACCAACAATAAATACACTCCATATAAAGTTTTCTACTCAAGAAGATGTTTCATTTTCCCCTCCAAACAAAAATCCATCCATCAAAAATGGTCAGATgaagttaaatatttggatcAATTTTTCGCCAATGGTCGTAATTATTTAGTAGGGAGAAATCCAAGCGAAGCTGGCCATTGGAATTTATACATTACTGATaccaataaaattttagaaaacaAAATGGTCAATAATAATCCTCAAACTCAAATCGATCGAGAAGATGAAACCATGGAAATGTTGATGACAGGGTTGGATCAAACTCagatgaaatatttccaCAAAGACATTTCTTCTTCCACCTCTACTGATGACGGTCATGAAATGGGTAATGAAATGACAAGATGTAGCAAGATCGACAAGATTTATACTCTAGACAACAATTCAACAATCATATCAGATTCATTCGCTTTTACACCCTGTGGGTAttcaagtaataatatcattgatgaatcaaattatttcaCATTGCATGTGACTCCAGAAAAGGGTTGGTCTTATGCATCTTTTGAAAGTAATATCCCTGAATCAAGattaacaaataatgaaactaATAGAAACGTCATGCAAAGAGTCTTGGATATATTCCGCCCTCAAGAATTCTGTTTAACTCTTTTCCAAAATACTCGTGATCCAACCACACAAATTAGTAAGACAAGTTTGGCCCAAAGTATTCGTGAAGGTGTCCCAGGATACGTCAAGATGGATCATATATTATATGACTTGGACGATTACCAACTCTTATATGTAAGATTGCACAGAATAACTAACAATTGACATTGTCTCACATATacttatatttatattactACGCTGCATCTGTACATGGGTCATATCAGGGAGTAAGCATGTTAATAGgtaatttttatatctaGGTATGTACAACACAATCCAGGTAAACCAAATAAATTCCTTTGTACTTTCCAATGAGATATTCTCTTTGCATCATTCTCAAGGAAACTCACAACAAAAAAACGCATCATAAAATTTATCACACTTGATAGAAATTACTAAACTAACATATaccactttttttttaaaaaaaataaaattaatataaaattaataacaaaacAACACAAAGTAATTAGAATTATACACTACGTTGTGAGAGTATGGTGTTGACCTTTgagaaattttatatttatttaaataaatctattaTATGTTCTctgtatttgaatatttatttattacttAATTTGTTTCTTGTATATGTAAATACATGTTAgttattttcttgattaattttttaaattgatCTTGGCTATATGATAATTCTAtgtttttaaagaaatatatatatatatatatatatatgtatatttgGAACTTTGTTCTTAGTTTATTAGAATGTGGTTGGATAGAAAATTAGTTGATAAACATTTCTTTGAGGGGTCGAGttcataattttaaagGCAATagttattttcattttatgTAGTTCAGATGTAGTCTCATggtttattaatatttctactTGTGCAGTGTTGGTGATCTGTCACACATGTTTAATACATGTTGGATTGTGCTCAATAATTAACTTTTTCTATAGTCGTTAACTATACCATCCTCATCTTTCTAATAGTAGTTTTATTGAAAACTTAATTGTACGACATTAGAATCcttaatattagtattgcTGTTAGTCATAATTaagagaataattctttttttgtatattgTTTATAGCATAGAAACCTCCTACCCTTTTGAGTaggaattaaaattataaaaatatataaaaatatataagatTAGATGTCGACTGAAATATTGGCAATCtatacattattttttggacAAGAGAAGTCAATTCATCGTCGTCTATAAGTGAAAATTTTCCACCTAATCAACCTCACAAGAGATATGTGTCTCTCATGCTTAATATATCCTGTAGAAGCTACATGATGTACTTTAATTAACGACAAcgaattttctaattggggtttttattagtaacGTATATTCAAGTTATACTATCCTTTATCCTAAACCAGTATATCTACTGTTGTATGTATAAAGACCATAAATATCTAGCAACACAACTTTTTAAGAgtgtgtttttttttttgttcagGTGAAATAGATTTTCTTGGTTTTAAAACCGTTTTTACATTTATTTCGCAAATgtctattttcaaataaacaaaagatataataaaCACAACATTACTTAGTTTGCTACATAAAAATTACTTTTAATTAAGTTGAAGTACATTACATATATCCTTTGAACAAATATCATACTCAAGGACTGTCCGAGCTGTGGCATTATGTGTCATAAGTCGTGGGTTTGTGTTAACAGCTAATAAAGTATGAATTTAGTCGTAATTGTGGCTTTAtacaacaactaataacaacttaatataataaataatccaacATGCATTAAGCATACGTGGCCTCACTACTAAAAATACCCAAGCAGTGATATTAAGAAGGCATTAGCATGTGATAggttctattttaatatcagaccATCAATTCGTTGATGGTGGATCTGTCCATTTTTTGGAGTATAAATTACCAAGAAAATATCCCAAAAGTTTACAACTGTTCATTGTATAtcctgtatatattatatattcccttTCGAAAGAAGCAAggagattttttataataataatataataattattcaaacagattacttaactaagaattaaactatGAGCAACAATATGTTGAACAGTACGACCGCTGGTCAAGGACAATCTGTGTAAGAGCTTTATGTGTGagaattttcttttaaatattctcaTACATCTAAATTTTATAGAACTATCTATGTGCTTGAcactattaataaatcaaaaattgcAGATTGGATAAAAATACCACTTAGTAAGCAATATTTTACATCgaatactaatattattaatatataatatgagatattttattcattatatAAACGTATCCAATGTTttcagtttttttttttaacgCTCATCCATTAATACAGTAAAATATCCTACTTCAAATTCTACTGTTAGAATTAACATctaactttaatttttaaaaaatatccaTACtcaataaagaatatatagCTGTATTTCTCAAGTGATTAACTTGAGATATTGCTACTCTACATTATTACCCGGCCATGTACGGCAAGAACAAAACTCCGTCTTCATATTGCAACGCCAAACACGTCTAGCTTTCCTTACACGGAATTTGCCATTCAAAACTTTATACTAAGTTTCCTAAAATCTTATTAGAGTTATTTACTAAAAATATCCGGTACGTATTTTGAAAGTtgttcaaaaataaaaattactaCTTGTATTTAATTCCATACCTATAAAGTTCGAGGCTTGACAGTATTTCGCACTATTTCACAAGGACAtattactaaaaatattaacttACCAATGTTTCTGATTTCAATACATTCTACACtactttaatattattggttTTGTAGATTCTCAAACTCTTACGTATAGTTCAAATTATTGTTAGACATTTTTCCTGATATCCATGAGCAATCCGATTCTGGTTTATTTTCTCAACTATATACCTTACTAAGACCATATTGCAATTACTTTATTGAATATAACTTGCGTTGCAGTTATGTAACTCGGAAGTAAACTTACAAAGGAACTATCAGACATcgtattttaataaattacttactgtttaaattttgtcAAGGTTTTTCAACATCGTTTAATTATCTTTCATCCAAACAATTTCTTCGTACTAGAAACAATACATAAATTGCACATAGCTATATCTTCCATATATGCTTAACTATAAGACTAAATACTTAAATTAACATCTCTAGATATTGGttccaaaatattttacattGACATATTTTACTTAAATCATTTGCATATatttatctattaataCTTGGCCCGTTAATCTTCAATATGCAAGCTCAATGGCTAAATTGCTTAACATACCTAAAGgagaaatttcaatttatttcgGAATAATCAACCTAgaagttttaatttttccgAAACattgtttttcaaatttccGAAAATATCTTCGGTTCAAAATATGGCATGTTTCTTAcatttatttacatttcTTTTAGCTAAGGAATATATGgtaaaaagattaaaaggTATTCATCCAATAAGTGaaatataatagaaaaaaaaggagAGACTATAACTAACAAATACCAAATAACATTCATCAAAGTACCAATACCCCTTCTAAAATATCTCTACATGCAAAATGGTAAGAATCATATCTAAGAGGAAGTTACGTTGGCTgggtattattataatgatattcGTCCTGGCTTCTATTTCCGTAAGAATTGTGGtacaatttcaattcaataaagaaattgattattataagaaattttttaaacaaaataaagatgGACTATCTGGCATTTATAATCCGTTAGAGTTGAAACAAATTCCTGAAGAAACGATTGatgatttatatttacatgaattagaaaatcatattaaagatattgattGGAATAAATATGCCTACGTGACATATATTACCGACCCTGATTATTTATGTAATGCATTAGTACTATTCAACTCATTGATTAAATCAGAAACTTTTGCAAAACTTGTCCTTTTGGTATCTGGCTCTTTATTTGACCCTGAGATAACACCACCTGAACAAATCGAcgatattaatttcttattagATAAATTGTCAAATATGCAAACATTCGCAGAtgatcaaattattattaaaaaagttaatactattaaaaaagtaaatgACGATACTCCTTGGAATGATAGTTTAACAAAATTACATATTTTCAATCAAActgaatttgaaagaatcatttatttagataatgatgcaattttaaatcatgaaaatgaaaatttagatgaattattctttttacCAACGTATATTACATTTGCTGCTCCATTAACCTATTGGTTTACTTCTATCCAAGATGTAGAAAAATCTTCCaaagttttgaaaaaaaaatctaaagtaaatattaatctaaattattatatcaaGACTTTAAaaacaagaattaaaaaaggaCAAATGATCTATAATCATTTACCAAGTTTACCTGATACCCTATATTTGAATGCTAAAAATTTGGGTcaagatattattagttCAGGTCCACTTTATTCACCAATTTTCGATTATGGTACCGAATCAGTAGgcaatttaaaatttgccACAGACTTAATGGTTATTAAACCTGATCAAGCATTCTTTGATGAATTTATGTACTATGAATTAccaaagatattaaaatctaatgaaaaatacGATATGGATTTAATTAACGGaagtttatttaatttgaaaagaattatttacaatcaatttcaattattccGTAAACTTAGAAAACATTTTGTACCAAACgttttaattttaccatttaatagatataatttattatcaggTTCTGTTaagaaaaatgatgaattaaaaatactaaataatgatatattaGGCTACAAAAGATTATCTGATTCTGGTGAAGAAGTGCTGTTTGATATCGAAGATATTGTTGCtaattctaaatatattcatttttcagATTATCCATTAGGTAAGCCATGGAATTATGaatcaattgataaaatcaaatgtgatgttgataatgattttgattttgatgaagctgataatgaaaataattatgaaTCAAACAAAAAGATCTGTGAATTATGGAATTCAATTtaccaaaaatattatgataGACGtgaaatttgtttttcttagATAAATACGATACCAATACTCTTACCAAATCCTTAAAACAGTTCACTTTTTACCCAATGCTTGCcgatatattattttaattttctgtATCATATATGTACCACTATATAATCTACTATTAAATCGATAAATGATGCTACGATAATGAATTTCACAGATATGCTCAATGTGAGGAATTAAGTCTataaatttgatgaagtatgctaataatttttttttttttctttgtaaaaattacaatagTCCATTCTTAATAGCTTCAACATTCAACACCCTATCAATTTCATCCCCATATCTCGTTTGTTTTTTGGATGCTGTAGATATTGTATCAGAAACGGAGTTTTTAAATGCATACTCtaattgaatttgtttattaaagatgaactttttgtttaaacttttaattGCATTATCTGAATCCGTATAGCTCCTAAAGTAAATGTATATACCAACCATCTGTgcatttgattttaatgGAACTAGCTCAGGATCTTTTACCAACTCACCAAacttattaaaaatgatcttcaattgatttaaatctACAGTATCATCTAAACcttttaaaaacaattttgCAACGGGTAATAAATTAACATCAACTtgtgtattattattctttttcaatataaactgttgattattctttttatcttttagtTGATTATTTTGTGGTCTTATTTTAATTGGTTTACCATACAGTGATATTGATAGTTGAttgttataattattttgattattattttgaaatagtGATAAAACATAATTAGAATCCTTCGCACTTTGGAACTCAACAAATGCAAAACCTTGATAATTTTCACTAATCTTATCTCGTGGATAGTTTATCTTATAAATTTTACCAAACTGAATGAATAATTCATAAAGATCTAGCTTAGTTATTCTTGGATCTAGATTACCTACATATATAGTTGATGACTCTGTTATATCTGGAATATTTGCATTAACATTAGTTGTAGTTGTAGCTGCCTTTGGTGTTGACATAATTTTCCAAGGGTCTTATACTAGTATTTGTGTATATGTTTACGTATTTACTAAATATGTCTTTTTCATAGGAAATTAATTcgaatattttattttattttctatatatatatatatatattattttttaaattattcgGAGTATTTACTGAATTAAactaattataaataatatgtaTGAAGCGtcgaaaaatatatttagtCAAACTTAAGTAACAATCCCttaaaaattagaaaatgtaTTCATAtacaagaattattaaaaataataataataaaattattaaataaaaatgattccAACTATCAATGGTGATGAGATTGAACCGACATCAGGtacaacaaataatatgtCGAAACCTAAAGAAAATGCAACTGATAATATAAGGAATCCTGAAGAAGAGATTCTACAACAATTTTATACTGCTTCTACTATAtatgatgatttaaaaaaatgtccacctgaaattaaaaagttatatctaaattttttggtTGAACAAGATAATTCTCAAAAGAGAGATTTTATTCaggataaaaaatatttggatgTATTATTGGAATTTGTTTCAAGGGTAGAAACAGGGGAGATCACACATATTCAAACAGATGATGGTTCCACAAAGGTCATTGGAGTTCCACCAATCTTATGGGAAACATGTTTAAAagcaattaaatattgtaataCTTATGatagtaaaaaataatgcGGCAAAATACGCAAGATACTTGGTgaaatatgattttttttttatatatgtattaaacaactaaataaaatcaaaagatagaatttttatttaatgaatgaCGAATGTAAATGGAACAATTAGCATATAGTTTCTTTACGTAATAAAGATGCATACGATGAATGAttgtataataatgaagtaatagaaaaataatataaaataagtTGTAGTATtgtataattatttgatatatatatttttttatttttgaaaattgtatttttttttattttttttgtttttattttttttttccaacaaaaaaatgtattaaACAGGTGTGGTGTATTGTAAAGTAGTTATGGTAATGAAGGtatgtgaaaaaaaaatatttgtttacttttttttttaatattttttaatattttcaaaaatttatgtattttttttttagtttaaCCATACAACTTATCAACATTAGATTGAACTGTTTCCAAAATCTTTCTCCTCTTTAGCTTTGATGCGGAAGTGACATAACCATTTTGTGGGGTCCATTCACCATCGAATAAGACGATCCCTTGTAAGAATTCTATCCCGGTTAACCCTTGTTTTTTACCAGTGTCTAACATTTCtgaatgaattttttcaattaattttggattgcttaataattctttcattgtatcttcatcatcaggCACAATTTCCAATTGTTTTGGAGTCAATAAATTCAACGATTTAGCCAAAGTAATCACTTGTGGAATATTTGGTACTACAATGCCTACTGGCTTTGTCTTTGTTTGATCAGCATAGACACAAATGTTGGCAACATACTTATTTGATCTATAAATggattctaatttttccaaaGCGATATATTCACCGTTTTGAGTCTTTACCAAATTCTTCTTACGATCAATAATCTTTAATTGACCATTTGGTGTCCATTCACCAATATCACCAGTACAGAACCAACCATCTTCAGTGAAAGCGTTTTTAGTTTCTTCAGGATTCTTATAATATTCAGATGTAACGTTTGGACCTTTGATTAAGACTTCACCTTGATTGTTTCTTgccaaataattcaattcttcACAATCTCTTAATTTAACAGTGACACAAGAAGTTAAATCACCAGCTACACCTAAAGTAAAATGGTTTGGATATGTAATTGTAGTAGAGGCACAAGTTTCAGTTAACCCATAACCTAACAACATTGGACAAATTAAAGTGGTGATAAATTCCTGAGCATCTCTTGAAATTGGAGACCCACCGTTCAAAATATACTTCAAATGACCACCGGTAGCTTGTTTAACTTTACCAAAGACTAAATTACCTAGAGTGTCACCACCTGGGatatgataatttttcatattaatCTTGGAATAATACACTGaccaaaataatttttgtttgtaACCtggtaatttttcaatttgtgACAATATACCTTTACGAACAGTTTCCCAAACAGCTGCGACACCGACCATGACAGTTGGTTTAAAAGCTTCCAAATCACCAGTACAATTTCTTACAGAAGTGTTTGTCAAAGTCTTAACGGTAGCATAACCGATGATAGACCCCCAATACAAGGCCAACAATTCAAAGAccaattcaaaaatatgtGCCAAGGGTAAAAAGGCAATAATACGATCACCGGCACCTACAAACCCTAAAACGTTAATACTTGCACCACCGACACCAGCAACAATATTCTTATGAGTTAACACAACACCTTTTGGATCCCCAGTGGAACCTGAAGT
The window above is part of the Henningerozyma blattae CBS 6284 chromosome 2, complete genome genome. Proteins encoded here:
- the SPE2 gene encoding adenosylmethionine decarboxylase SPE2 (similar to Saccharomyces cerevisiae SPE2 (YOL052C); ancestral locus Anc_8.800); this encodes MSASTIPQETTSFIDYEKSNNLDSTDAFEGPEKLLEIWFYPETKPVDSPAGENKTLRDIAYEDWVSILKLVNCEILSFKKTSQLDAYLLSESSFFVYDYKVVLKTCGTTTTLFCLQGLFNLLFRKLEHWKDDLYNPTNNKYTPYKVFYSRRCFIFPSKQKSIHQKWSDEVKYLDQFFANGRNYLVGRNPSEAGHWNLYITDTNKILENKMVNNNPQTQIDREDETMEMLMTGLDQTQMKYFHKDISSSTSTDDGHEMGNEMTRCSKIDKIYTLDNNSTIISDSFAFTPCGYSSNNIIDESNYFTLHVTPEKGWSYASFESNIPESRLTNNETNRNVMQRVLDIFRPQEFCLTLFQNTRDPTTQISKTSLAQSIREGVPGYVKMDHILYDLDDYQLLYVRLHRITNN
- the GNT1 gene encoding glucose N-acetyltransferase (similar to Saccharomyces cerevisiae GNT1 (YOR320C); ancestral locus Anc_8.798), which encodes MVRIISKRKLRWLGIIIMIFVLASISVRIVVQFQFNKEIDYYKKFFKQNKDGLSGIYNPLELKQIPEETIDDLYLHELENHIKDIDWNKYAYVTYITDPDYLCNALVLFNSLIKSETFAKLVLLVSGSLFDPEITPPEQIDDINFLLDKLSNMQTFADDQIIIKKVNTIKKVNDDTPWNDSLTKLHIFNQTEFERIIYLDNDAILNHENENLDELFFLPTYITFAAPLTYWFTSIQDVEKSSKVLKKKSKVNINLNYYIKTLKTRIKKGQMIYNHLPSLPDTLYLNAKNLGQDIISSGPLYSPIFDYGTESVGNLKFATDLMVIKPDQAFFDEFMYYELPKILKSNEKYDMDLINGSLFNLKRIIYNQFQLFRKLRKHFVPNVLILPFNRYNLLSGSVKKNDELKILNNDILGYKRLSDSGEEVLFDIEDIVANSKYIHFSDYPLGKPWNYESIDKIKCDVDNDFDFDEADNENNYESNKKICELWNSIYQKYYDRREICFS
- the HSH49 gene encoding U2 snRNP complex subunit HSH49 (similar to Saccharomyces cerevisiae HSH49 (YOR319W); ancestral locus Anc_8.797); the encoded protein is MSTPKAATTTTNVNANIPDITESSTIYVGNLDPRITKLDLYELFIQFGKIYKINYPRDKISENYQGFAFVEFQSAKDSNYVLSLFQNNNQNNYNNQLSISLYGKPIKIRPQNNQLKDKKNNQQFILKKNNNTQVDVNLLPVAKLFLKGLDDTVDLNQLKIIFNKFGELVKDPELVPLKSNAQMVGIYIYFRSYTDSDNAIKSLNKKFIFNKQIQLEYAFKNSVSDTISTASKKQTRYGDEIDRVLNVEAIKNGLL
- the FAA1 gene encoding long-chain fatty acid-CoA ligase FAA1 (similar to Saccharomyces cerevisiae FAA4 (YMR246W) and FAA1 (YOR317W); ancestral locus Anc_8.796) produces the protein MAKLYSVEVGPQKDKTETAPRRATYAKEGSIERPKDFKSKTVYEFALECCQRGKDRKALGWRNIIDVVTEKKIIKKTINGKETEVEKNWSYYHLSDYKYITYVQLASNIHAIGRGLIDLGLKPGESDKVHIYASTSQKWLQMFLGAQSQSISTVTAYDTLGESGLTHSMIQTDSRAVFTDNALLHTLINPLKNTKVNIKFLIHSEPIDPKDKRFNGKLYQDAHDAMEKIKEIRPDLKIVSFDKLISNGDAKKDSIDIHPPKADDLSCIMYTSGSTGDPKGVVLTHKNIVAGVGGASINVLGFVGAGDRIIAFLPLAHIFELVFELLALYWGSIIGYATVKTLTNTSVRNCTGDLEAFKPTVMVGVAAVWETVRKGILSQIEKLPGYKQKLFWSVYYSKINMKNYHIPGGDTLGNLVFGKVKQATGGHLKYILNGGSPISRDAQEFITTLICPMLLGYGLTETCASTTITYPNHFTLGVAGDLTSCVTVKLRDCEELNYLARNNQGEVLIKGPNVTSEYYKNPEETKNAFTEDGWFCTGDIGEWTPNGQLKIIDRKKNLVKTQNGEYIALEKLESIYRSNKYVANICVYADQTKTKPVGIVVPNIPQVITLAKSLNLLTPKQLEIVPDDEDTMKELLSNPKLIEKIHSEMLDTGKKQGLTGIEFLQGIVLFDGEWTPQNGYVTSASKLKRRKILETVQSNVDKLYG